TGTATTTCTACGGCCACAGCTTCGGCGGCATGGTGGCAACCCAGGTCGCTGCCCGGTTGCGCGAGCTGCACGGCGTGGAGGTGGAGTTCATCCTGCTGGACTCAAGCCCCTACAGCAAGTTCGACGTCCTGGACCAGAGCTGGTTCGAAGGTGTGGTGGTCCTCTACGAGGGCGGGTTCCGTGTTCCCACCGTATTGCGCGGCGGGTATGAGCTGGGCGAGCGGCTGCTGCACAAGGACGAACGGACCTGGCGCCAGGTGGTGGACCAAAGCATGGAGCAGCTGTCCCCGATCGCGCCGTCAAGCGTGCTGATCCAATCCGAATCGGCCTACATTTACCATTTCGACGCCACCCGGTTCGCCGGCAAACTGGGCGCGACCCGGATGGCCTTCATCGGCAACCCGCGCGACGGCACAGTGAACTACGAGACGGCCCGCGAGTCCTGGGCACAGAATTTTCCGGCGAACATGGTGTCCAACGACCGGCGGACCGACGATGCCCTGCCGGCGCACGCCAGTCCGCAGTGGAACCCGTTCGTCTACCGGCCCGTCCTGCAAGAACTGCAGGACGAAATCTTCCCGCTGCCTTCGGGCGGCGGGAAGATGACCCCGTTCTGAGGCCGCGTTCCGCCGGCGTACCGGCCTAGATCTGGCTCTTGAGGTCCGCCACCGAGTTCAGGATCTGGTTGGGCCGGAAGGGGTAGGCCGCGATGTCGTCCTTGTGCGTGATTCCGCTGAGCACCAGCACCGTGTGAAGCCCGGCCTCCATGCCCGCGATGATGTCGGTGTCCATCCGGTCGCCGATCATGGCCGTGGTCTCGGAGTGCGCGTCGATCTGGTTCATGGCTGAACGGAACATCATGGGGTTCGGTTTTCCCACAATGTAGGGCTCGCGGCCGGTGGCCTTGGTGATCAGGGCCGCGATGGCTCCGGTGGCCGGCATGGGGCCGTCCTTGGACGGGCCGGTGGCATCCGGGTTGGTGGCGATGAAGCGGGCGCCGGCCAGGATCAGCCGGATGGCCATGGTAATGGCTTCGAAGGAGTAGGTGCGCGTTTCGCCGAGCACCACGAAGTCCGGGTTCTGGTCGGTGAGGATGAAGCCGGCCTCGTGCAGCGCCGTCGTGAGTCCTGCTTCGCCGATGGTGTAGGCGCGGTTCCCGGATTCCGAGCCGCGCACCTGGTCCTTCAGGAACTGCGCCGTGGCCAGGGCGGACGTCCAGATGTTCTCCTCCGGGATCTCCAGGCCGGAGGACCGCAGCCGGGCGGCCAGGTCACGGGGCGTAAAGATGGAGTTGTTGGTGAGCACCAGGAACCGCTTGGAAGTGTCCACCCAGCGCTGGATCAGTTCCGCTGCACCGGGGATCGGCTGGTTTTCGTGGACCAGCACGCCGTCCATGTCGGTCAGCCAGCACTCGATCTCCTGGCCGCTGCGGTAAACCGCTGCCGATGAACGTACTTCGTCTGATTTTGCCATGGTGATCCTCCAACGCCGATGTGCCGGTTTCGGATCCCAGTCTGTCATTCTTCGGTCGCCGGAACACCCGGCGACCGAAGAATGACGGACGGGCGCCTCTATGGTTTCCGTCAAGCGGCTGTCCGGTCGACTAGGCTCGTGCCTGGCACCACGGTGCTAGCTACCGGGGATCGGGGGATGTCTGCGGCGGTTGTTGTGCCGGCGTGCGCCGGGAGGTCCCCAACGGACATTCCGGGCATCCATGGAACCGCAGGATGCCCGCAAGCACCTGAAAGGGACAGCCATGAGCAACAACTACGGTGCACCGCCACCGCCGCCCAGGGATAACCCGC
This genomic window from Arthrobacter sp. 24S4-2 contains:
- a CDS encoding thioesterase domain-containing protein, whose amino-acid sequence is MPRAQEPHPEGGPGSPEGRLLKHAADLKRFSRRNFLIGAGAASLLATDMFFTRHVQEERRTNKILVVGDDFAESYYPHASWILFPGYKTSWEEAQWILNSLRGALRQRGQLAAVGYSNEGLDIDQIVIAVIEHVRAKQLTKLYFYGHSFGGMVATQVAARLRELHGVEVEFILLDSSPYSKFDVLDQSWFEGVVVLYEGGFRVPTVLRGGYELGERLLHKDERTWRQVVDQSMEQLSPIAPSSVLIQSESAYIYHFDATRFAGKLGATRMAFIGNPRDGTVNYETARESWAQNFPANMVSNDRRTDDALPAHASPQWNPFVYRPVLQELQDEIFPLPSGGGKMTPF
- a CDS encoding HAD-IIA family hydrolase, which produces MAKSDEVRSSAAVYRSGQEIECWLTDMDGVLVHENQPIPGAAELIQRWVDTSKRFLVLTNNSIFTPRDLAARLRSSGLEIPEENIWTSALATAQFLKDQVRGSESGNRAYTIGEAGLTTALHEAGFILTDQNPDFVVLGETRTYSFEAITMAIRLILAGARFIATNPDATGPSKDGPMPATGAIAALITKATGREPYIVGKPNPMMFRSAMNQIDAHSETTAMIGDRMDTDIIAGMEAGLHTVLVLSGITHKDDIAAYPFRPNQILNSVADLKSQI